The Raphanus sativus cultivar WK10039 unplaced genomic scaffold, ASM80110v3 Scaffold1672, whole genome shotgun sequence genome contains a region encoding:
- the LOC130504567 gene encoding uncharacterized protein LOC130504567, whose amino-acid sequence MGRRCRQQDKALPEARPETLKPTRSDRDEAFHPRHGKDTSNPSRGRYQNSPLPRSEGMMVSTWPDISHLAITKSELICVLRKMGPQVKWPSKMKASNANHNPKRWCDFHNDHDHTTEECIALKLEVAELLKKGHLREFLSDKAKNLLNKEGHGLPSEVLPARPPHQDQVIHVISRGSAVSGISSAAAKRSTRNARNNLEAEGPKCLLLGTDEISFTMKEQEKVLASHHDALVISLTIANYLVKRILVNNGSSSNIIFHSAYADLGLEPEASTRKATPLVCFSGEVKQTLGEVMLPVYAEGINEATKFLVIDCPSSYNVILGRPWIHDMGAVPSTLHQLVKFPTPWGIKAIKGDQENSRSCYQTTLKGKTQAL is encoded by the coding sequence ATGGGTAGAAGATGTCGCCAGCAGGACAAAGCCCTACCCGAAGCACGACCAGAAACCCTCAAGCCGACGAGGAGCGATCGTGACGAGGCCTTCCACCCTAGGCATGGGAAGGATACCAGTAATCCAAGCAGGGGCAGGTATCAGAACAGTCCTCTACCTAGATCCGAAGGGATGATGGTATCAACATGGCCTGATATCTCTCACCTTGCGATAACAAAGTCGGAGCTGATCTGTGTCTTACGAAAAATGGGTCCTCAAGTCAAATGGCCTTCAAAGATGAAGGCCTCGAACGCGAACCACAATCCCAAACGATGGTGTGATTTCCATAACGATCATGACCACACCACAGAGGAATGCATAGCCCTGAAGCTGGAAGTTGCTGAGCTCCTCAAGAAGGGTCATCTACGAGAGTTCCTCTCAGACAAGGCCAAGAATCTCCTCAACAAAGAAGGCCATGGCCTACCTTCTGAAGTGCTACCTGCACGGCCACCACATCAGGACCAAGTGATCCACGTCATCTCACGAGGGTCAGCGGTCAGTGGAATCAGCAGTGCTGCCGCCAAGAGAAGCACTCGGAATGCTAGGAACAATCTAGAAGCCGAAGGCCCTAAGTGTCTACTCCTAGGAACCGACGAAATCAGCTTCACCATGAAggagcaggagaaggtcctAGCTTCTCATCACGACGCCCTTGTCATTTCGCTTACCATAGCAAACTACTTGGTTAAGCGAATACTGGTGAACaatgggagctccagcaacatCATCTTCCACTCGGCTTATGCCGACTTAGGACTGGAGCCTGAGGCCTCAACGAGAAAGGCGACCCCTCTCGTATGTTTCAGCGGAGAAGTAAAGCAGACCCTTGGAGAGGTCATGCTTCCAGTCTATGCCGAAGGAATAAACGAAGCAACGAAGTTCCTGGTCATCGATTGTCCTTCCTCCTACAATGTGATACtaggaaggccttggatccacgacatgggagcTGTACCCTCGACTCTGCATCAACTAGTCAAGTTCCCTACTCCCTGGGGCATCAAAGCAATCAAGGGGGACCAGGAGAATTCTAGGTCCTGCTATCAGACCACCCTGAAAGGAAAGACCCAGGccttatag